In the Streptomyces sp. BHT-5-2 genome, one interval contains:
- the glpX gene encoding class II fructose-bisphosphatase, with the protein MTEHHLPSPLEVSPEAPDRNLALELVRVTEAGAMASGRWVGRGDKIGADGAAVKAMRALIHTVSMNGVVVIGEGEKDNAPMLYNGERVGDGTGPECDVAVDPVDGTTLTAKGMANAVSVMAVAERGSMFDPSAVFYMDKLATGPEAADFVDITAPVAVNIKRIAKAKKSAVEDVTVVILDRPRHDGLVKEVREAGARIKFIADGDVAGAIMAAREGTGVDLLLGIGGTPEGIIAACALKCMGGTFQGKLWPKDDEERQRALDAGHDLDKVLQIEDLVSGDNVFFVATGITDGELLRGVRYRAETAYTQSLVMRSKSGTIRQIDSEHRLSKLRAYSSIDFERPS; encoded by the coding sequence ATGACCGAGCATCATCTGCCGTCCCCGCTAGAGGTCAGCCCGGAGGCCCCGGACCGCAACCTCGCCCTGGAGCTGGTCCGGGTGACCGAGGCCGGTGCCATGGCATCGGGCCGCTGGGTCGGCCGCGGCGACAAGATCGGCGCGGACGGCGCGGCGGTCAAGGCCATGCGCGCCCTGATCCACACCGTGTCGATGAACGGCGTCGTGGTGATCGGGGAGGGCGAGAAGGACAACGCCCCGATGCTCTACAACGGCGAGCGCGTGGGCGACGGCACCGGCCCGGAGTGCGACGTGGCCGTGGACCCGGTGGACGGGACCACGCTGACCGCCAAGGGCATGGCCAACGCGGTGTCCGTGATGGCGGTCGCCGAGCGCGGCTCGATGTTCGACCCGTCCGCGGTCTTCTACATGGACAAGCTCGCCACCGGCCCGGAGGCGGCGGACTTCGTCGACATCACCGCCCCGGTCGCGGTGAACATCAAGCGGATCGCCAAGGCGAAGAAGTCCGCGGTCGAGGACGTCACCGTCGTCATCCTGGACCGGCCGCGCCACGACGGCCTGGTCAAGGAGGTCCGGGAGGCCGGCGCGCGGATCAAGTTCATCGCCGACGGCGATGTCGCCGGCGCGATCATGGCGGCCCGCGAGGGCACCGGCGTGGATCTGCTGCTGGGCATCGGCGGTACGCCCGAGGGCATCATCGCGGCCTGTGCGCTCAAGTGCATGGGCGGCACCTTCCAGGGCAAGCTGTGGCCCAAGGACGACGAGGAGCGGCAGCGCGCCCTCGACGCCGGCCACGACCTGGACAAGGTCCTGCAGATCGAGGACCTGGTCAGCGGCGACAACGTCTTCTTCGTCGCCACCGGCATCACCGACGGCGAGCTGCTGCGCGGCGTCCGCTACCGCGCGGAGACCGCCTACACCCAGTCCCTGGTCATGCGCTCCAAGTCCGGCACCATCCGCCAGATCGACTCCGAGCACCGCCTCTCCAAGCTGCGCGCCTACAGCTCGATCGACTTCGAGCGCCCGAGCTGA
- a CDS encoding WhiB family transcriptional regulator — protein MLLPHQPLQDAAVVPSQRGHARDEAGPWHAEAVCRRDEAGLFFAPSKEPTAARLAREEAAKRVCARCPVMVECREHALLQPEPYGVWGGLTAAERRVVLTRRRRREGELQRAAAPMPAAG, from the coding sequence GTGCTGCTACCGCATCAGCCCCTGCAGGATGCCGCTGTCGTTCCGTCCCAGCGAGGGCACGCTCGCGACGAGGCCGGTCCCTGGCATGCGGAGGCGGTGTGCCGCCGGGACGAGGCCGGGTTGTTCTTCGCCCCCTCCAAGGAGCCCACCGCCGCACGGCTGGCCAGGGAGGAGGCCGCGAAGCGGGTCTGTGCCCGTTGCCCGGTGATGGTCGAGTGCCGGGAGCACGCCCTCCTCCAGCCGGAGCCCTACGGCGTCTGGGGCGGGCTGACCGCCGCCGAGCGCCGTGTGGTGCTGACCCGCCGGCGGCGCCGGGAGGGCGAACTGCAGCGCGCCGCCGCCCCGATGCCCGCGGCCGGCTGA
- a CDS encoding DUF4245 domain-containing protein — MVLSLAVIGVLVGAIYFFIPHDDSATAEKNAVQTVDTRVEIITARRAAPYPVAAPEGLSKDWRATSVSYKAGSDGKGGAWHLGMLDPEQQYAAVEQSDAPAKQFIQDVTLGAAKVGGQQAVGSKKWDRYQGDTYKALVHQEPGVTTVVTGTAPFGRLAELAAALVAKKG; from the coding sequence ATGGTCCTGTCGCTGGCGGTGATCGGGGTCCTGGTCGGGGCGATCTACTTCTTCATCCCGCACGACGACAGCGCGACCGCGGAGAAGAACGCGGTGCAGACCGTCGACACCCGCGTCGAGATCATCACCGCCCGCCGTGCCGCCCCGTACCCGGTCGCCGCACCCGAGGGTCTGTCGAAGGACTGGCGGGCCACCTCCGTCTCGTACAAGGCCGGCAGCGACGGCAAGGGCGGCGCCTGGCATCTGGGGATGCTCGACCCGGAGCAGCAGTATGCGGCCGTCGAGCAGAGCGACGCGCCCGCCAAGCAGTTCATCCAGGACGTCACGCTCGGCGCCGCCAAGGTCGGGGGTCAGCAGGCCGTCGGCAGCAAGAAGTGGGACCGCTACCAGGGCGACACCTACAAGGCGCTGGTCCACCAGGAGCCCGGGGTGACCACGGTCGTCACCGGGACCGCGCCGTTCGGGCGGCTGGCGGAGCTGGCCGCGGCGCTGGTGGCGAAGAAGGGCTGA